The following are encoded in a window of Microcaecilia unicolor chromosome 14, aMicUni1.1, whole genome shotgun sequence genomic DNA:
- the NANOG gene encoding homeobox protein NANOG — protein MLAPQLYQGATDLGYHEEYYWGSAEAVTLPPNPQQAAAALAPNPGILDPARQVSEVPPAPNNVKTEPSSWTPGEGVRKAGRRPKSRTVFTQDQLWALHQCFQKQHYLTPLQVQQVSMALGLTAKQVKTWFQNRRMKLKRFHKEDGVWLDQASWITQVPTGADLMMTPSQGYPAPASCAQNTTTFTHSSSSTYNFLPQVNYNPFPSFSPGPASHSSPSYSQLLEFNPQAKQEQTSLFLSALPPHFSGPSITPSSRRKETFAFLGS, from the exons ATGCTTGCTCCTCAGCTCTACCAGGGGGCCACTGACCTGGGCTACCATGAGGAATACTACTGGGGTTCAGCTGAAGCTGTGACActgccccccaacccccagcagGCTGCAGCTGCCCTTGCCCCAAACCCAGGAATCCTGGACCCAG CACGGCAGGTATCTGAGGTCCCCCCTGCCCCAAACAATGTGAAAACGGAGCCCTCCTCTTGGACCcctggggagggggtgaggaaggCAGGCAGAAGGCCCAAGTCCCGCACTGTGTTCACACAGGACCAGCTCTGGGCCCTGCATCAGTGCTTCCAGAAGCAGCACTACCTGACCCCCCTTCAGGTCCAGCAGGTGTCCATGGCACTGGGACTCACAGCTAAACAG GTGAAGACCTGGTTCCAGAACAGAAGGATGAAGCTGAAGAGGTTTCACAAGGAGGACGGCGTCTGGCTGGACCAGGCTTCCTGGATAACACAG GTGCCCACAGGTGCAGACCTGATGATGACCCCCTCACAAGGATACCCTGCTCCTGCCAGCTGTGCCCAGAATACTACCACATTTACTCATTCTTCCAGCTCCACCTACAACTTCCTCCCTCAAGTGAACTATAACCCCTTCCCCTCCTTCAGCCCTGGTCCTGCCTCCCACTCCTCTCCCTCCTACAGTCAGCTGCTGGAGTTCAACCCTCAGGCAAAGCAAGAACAGACTTCACTGTTTCTCTCCGCACTGCCGCCACACTTCTCTGGGCCTAGCATCACCCCCTCATCAAGGAGGAAGGAGACCTTCGCCTTCCTGGGATCCTAG